The Musa acuminata AAA Group cultivar baxijiao chromosome BXJ1-3, Cavendish_Baxijiao_AAA, whole genome shotgun sequence genome window below encodes:
- the LOC135624901 gene encoding plant cysteine oxidase 4-like, translated as MPAIRRLYDVCKISFSDNGPLSAEALEHVRSVLDDIKPSDVGLEDEARIARGWNVSTHGSNGRKGRNGNNQYLPPIKYLHIHECESFSIGIFCMPPSSVIPLHNHPGMTVLSKLLYGTMLVKSYDWVDTVEPVDPSKARPARLVRDAQISAPCGTTILHPTSGGNIHSFRAITPCALFDVLSPPYSSKDGRDCSYFKMSSKKDLSGVLPSAIRSSEVAWLEECQPPESFIIRRGPYRGQIVDTR; from the exons ATGCCTGCAATCAGAAGGTTATATGATGTCTGTAAAATATCATTCTCTGATAATGGACCTCTATCTGCTGAAGCCCTTGAACATGTTCGTTCTGTTTTAG ATGATATCAAACCTTCTGATGTGGGACTTGAAGATGAGGCTCGGATAGCACGAGGGTGGAATGTTTCCACACATGGTTCAAATGGAAGAAAAGGGCGTAATGGAAATAATCAGTACCTGCCTCCTATCAAGTATCTGCATATACATGAGTGTGAAAGCTTTTCT ATTGGGATATTTTGCATGCCACCTTCATCTGTTATTCCACTTCATAACCATCCAGGAATGACTGTTCTTAGCAAACTTCTATATGGGACAATGCTTGTCAAATCATATGACTGGGTAGATACAGTAGAACCCGTTGATCCATCCAAAG CTCGACCAGCAAGGCTTGTTAGAGATGCTCAAATATCAGCCCCCTGTGGGACGACGATCCTTCATCCAACGAGTGGCGGAAACATTCATTCGTTCAGAGCAATTACTCCTTGTGCTCTCTTCGATGTTCTATCACCCCCATACTCGTCAAAAGATGGACGGGACTGCTCCTACTTCAAGATGTCTTCAAAAAAAGATCTTTCCG GTGTTTTGCCTAGCGCAATAAGGTCTTCAGAAGTGGCTTGGTTGGAAGAGTGCCAACCACCGGAGAGCTTTATCATCAGAAGAGGGCCATACAGGGGCCAGATTGTTGATACTAGATGA
- the LOC103978375 gene encoding dof zinc finger protein 5 — translation MAEDEEAASFKLFGAVILKGERQTKEEEETGARTAPESGGAVEAAEAVARGAASLPCPRCKSRETKFCYFNNYNVNQPRHFCKACHRYWTAGGALRNVPVGAGRRRGRPAHRGGGGVVPAACVLDYPSPGYLGGAAAERWLLRPEAPAGTDRGLDGGIR, via the coding sequence atgGCAGAGGATGAGGAAGCAGCAAGTTTCAAACTTTTCGGAGCAGTGATCCTAAAGGGGGAGAGACAAaccaaggaagaagaggagacgggTGCTCGGACGGCGCCAGAGTCGGGTGGGGCGGTCGAGGCGGCGGAGGCGGTGGCGAGGGGAGCGGCATCGCTGCCGTGCCCAAGGTGCAAGAGCAGGGagaccaagttctgctacttcaACAATTATAACGTCAACCAGCCGCGGCACTTCTGCAAGGCCTGCCACCGCTACTGGACCGCCGGCGGCGCCCTCCGCAACGTCCCCGTCGGCGCTGGTCGCCGCAGGGGCCGCCCCGCCCACCGCGGCGGAGGCGGCGTCGTCCCGGCTGCATGCGTCCTAGACTACCCGTCGCCGGGGTACCTGGGCGGGGCGGCGGCGGAGCGGTGGCTCCTGAGGCCGGAGGCGCCGGCGGGGACTGACCGCGGCCTCGACGGTGGGATCCGTTGA